In the Streptomyces cinnamoneus genome, GGATGCAGACCGAGCCCCGGGCCGCCGCGACGAGCGGACACGCGCTCGTCGTCGACGGCGAGGACACCTTCACGGCGATGCTCGCCCATGTGCTGCGCACCGCGGGGCTGACGGTGACCGTGCGGCGCTTCGACGAGCCGGGCCTGCGGGAGGCGGCGCTCGCCCACGAGGGCCCGGTCGTGCTGGGGCCCGGCCCCGGCGACCCCTCGGACACAGCCGACCCGAAGATGCGGATGCTGCGCTCCCTGACGGGGGAGCTGCTGCGCGGGCACCGGCACGGTCCCGCGGCCACCACCCCTCAGCAGGGCACCGCGGGCCGCGTGCTGTTCGGCGTGTGCCTGGGGCACGAGCTGATCGCGGCGGAGCTGGGGCTGGGGATCGTGCGCAAGCGGGTGCCGTTCCAGGGGGCGCAGGAGCGGATCGACTTCTTCGGACGGCAGGAGACGGTGGGGTTCTACAACACCTTCACGGCGCGGTGCGACGCGGCGACGGCGGTGGAGCTCGCGACGCGCGGCGTCGAGCTGAGCCGCGACCCGGAGAGCGGCGACGTGCACGCGTTGCGCGCGGGCACGTTCGCCGGTGTGCAGTTCCATCCGGAATCGGTGCTGACCCTGAACGGCGTGGCGGTGGTAAGCGAGCTCCTGGCGGGCGTGGTGGTCCGCTGAGGGAGCGCCGGCCCGCCCGCCCGTCACCGGGCGGGCCGGCGGCGTCAGCCGAAGAAGACCCTCGCCTCCTCGTACAGCGCGGCCGGCACGGTCTTGATCCGTGCCGTCGCCTCCGCCAGCGGCACCCGGACGATGTCCGGGCCCCGCAGGGCCACCATCGAGCCGAAGGCGCCGTCGTCGACGGCCTCGATGGCGTGGAGGCCGAACCGCGTGGCCAGCCAGCGGTCGAACGCGCTGGGCGTGCCCCCGCGCTGGACGTGCCCGAGCACCGTGGTGCGCGCCTCCTTGCCCGTGCGGCGTTCGATCTCCTCCGCCAGCCACTCGCCGACGCCCGACAGCCGGACGTGACCGAAGGAGTCGCGGGCGGAGGCGTTCTTCAGGACCAGGTCGCCGTCCTTGGGCACGGCGCCCTCCGCGACGACGACGATCGGGGCGTAGCTGGCGCGGAAGCGGGAGGTGACCCAGTCGCAGACCTCGTCGAGGTCGAAGGGCCGCTCGGGGACGAGGATGACGTTGGCGCCGCCGGCGAGGCCGGAGTGCAGGGCGATCCAGCCGGCGTGCCGGCCCATGACCTCGACGACGAGGACGCGCATGTGCGACTCGGCCGTGGTGTGGAGGCGGTCGATGGCCTCGGTGGCGATGTTGACGGCGGTGTCGAAGCCGAAGGTGTAGTCGGTGGCGGAGAGGTCGTTGTCGATGGTCTTGGGCACGCCGACGCAGCGGACGCCGTGCTCGTCGTGCAGGCGCGCGGCGACGCCCAGGGTGTCCTCGCCGCCGATGGCGATGAGGGCGTCCACCTCGTGCGCGGCGAGGTTCTCCTTGATCCGGCGGACGCCGTCCGCCTCCTTGAGGGGGTTGGTCCGCGAGGACCCGAGGATGGTCCCGCCGCGCGGCAGGATGCCCCGCACCGCGGGGATGCCGAGCGGCACGACCGTGCCGTGCAGCGGTCCGCGCCAGCCGTCCCTGAAGCCGATGAAGTCGTGGTCGTAGTCCTGGACGCCCTTGCGGACGACGGCGCGGATGACCGCGTTGAGACCGGGGCAGTCGCCGCCACCGGTCAGCACTCCGATCCGCATGAGACACCTTCCCTTCCGCCGGATACGCGCGCCCGGCCGCAAGGGGCGGTCAGGCGTCGTCGAGGCCTCGCTCTATCGCGTAGCGGACGAGCTCCACGCGGTTGTGCAGCTGGAGCTTGCCCAAGGTGTTCTGCACATGGTTCTGCACCGTGCGGTGGGAAATAACCAGCCGCTCGGCGATCTGTTTGTAGGACAGGCCCTTGGCGACGAGCCGCAGGACCTCGGTCTCGCGGTCGGTGAGCGCCGGCGCCTTGGGCTCGTCGGCGGCGGGGGCGGGGTCGGCGGCCAGCCGGCGGTACTCGCCGAGGACCAGGCCGGCCAGCCCCGGGGTGAAGACGGGGTCGCCGGCGGCGGTGCGGCGCACGGCGTCCAGCAGCTCCTCGGGTCCGGCGGACTTGAGGAGGTAGCCGGTGGCACCGGACTTGACGGCCTCCAGGACGTCCGCGTGCTCGCCGCTGGCGGACAGGACCAGGACCCGCAGGGCAGGCTGCTCGGCGACGAGCTCCTTGCAGACGGCCACGCCGGGCAGGCCGGGGAGGTTGAGGTCCAGCACCAGCACGTCGGGGACGACGGCCCTGGCGCGGCGGACCGCCTGCGGGCCGTCGCCAGCGGTGGCCACCACGTCGTACCCGGCGGCGGCCAGGTCGCGGGCGACGGCGTCGCGCCACATCGGGTGGTCGTCGACGACCATGACCCGCACCGCGTCCGCCGTCATGGTGCTCTCCGTACTCGTCACGTCTTCTCGCTCCCCCGTGGGACTCTCAGTTCGACCTCGGTGCCCTGTCCCGGCACCGACACCAGCTCGGCGGTTCCGCCCAGGTCCCGCAGCCTGCCGCGGATGGACAGGGCGACTCCCATCCGCCCCTCGCGCTCCGCGTCGGCGAGCCGCCCCTCGGGGATGCCCGGGCCGTCGTCCCGGACGGTGACGATCACGCCGTCCGGCTCGTCCTCGACCAGGATCCAGGCCCGCGCCCCGGCTCCGGCGTGCTTGGCCACGTTGTCCAGGGCGGCGCTGACGGCGGCCGCCAGCTCCGCCGCGGCGGCCGCCTCCAGCAGCACGGGGGTGCCGGGCGCGGAGAAGGTGACGGTGGCGCCCTCGTGGGGGGCGAGCAGGGCCCGCAGGTCGCAGGGGCCGACGGGCGGACGGGGGGCGCCCGTCACGGCCTCGACCAGCTCGGCGTCCTCGGCCAGCTGCTCGGCCGAGCGCTGCGGGGGCACCAGGCCGCCGGCGACCAGGCTGCGCAGGGCGATCTCCTGCTCGCCGGCCATCCGGCCCAGCTCGGCGGCCTCGCCGCCGATGGCGGCGCCGCGGCGCTGGACCATGGCCAGGACCTGGAGGACGCTGTCGTGGATGTCGCGCGCCAGCCGCTCGCGCTCGCGGGTGGCCGCCTCGATCTGCAGGGCGCGGGCGAGCGTGCGCTCACTGGCGCGCGCAACCTCGACGATGTAGCCGATGGCGATGCTGGAGACCCACACCAGCACCACGTTGTGCACGGTGTCGCGGGCGGCGCTGCCGCGCTCGACGAGGTTGGCGGCGGCCACCAGCGTGGAGCCGGCCGCCGCCCAGCGCCAGCCGCCCTTGATGGCCAGGCCCAGGACCGCGCCGCCGGTCCAGATGGACGGCAGGGTGGCCGCGCCTCCGTCGACGCGCTGGGCGGAGTCGACGACGGCGCTGAGCAGCACTCCCGCGAGCGCGATGGTCAGGTCGGCGATCAGGAAGGCCCGGGTGCAGCGCTCGGGCGCCGAGACCCGGTTCCAGGTCAGCAGCATCCACAGGGTGAGTACGCCCATGTAGAGCGCGGCACCGAGCGGATGGGCGTACTCGTGGTAGTTGAGGAAGAACAGGGCCAGGGCGTAGCCCAGCGTCAGGATGCGGTAGCCGGTCAGGGCGCGCCACAGCGGCAGCTCCACCGACATCCGCACGGCACGCGGGCGTCCGGTGCGCTGAGTCATTGGCCAACCCCCCGGCCCGGGCGGCTATGCCTCGGGCTTGTCCTGCGCCGTGTCTTCCGTCTTCTCCTTGTCGAGGCCGGCGGCCTTGGCCGCCTTCTCCTCCTCGGCCTTCCGCTTCGCCTCGTCCGCGATCTGCCGCTTGGCGGCGGTCGCGTAGATGTCGACGTACTCCTGGCCCGAGAGCTTCATGATCTCGTACATGACCTCGTCGGTCACCGAGCGGAGGATGAAGCGGTCGCCGTCCATGCCGTGGTAACGGCTGAAATCGAGCGGCTTGCCGATCCGGATGCCCGGCCGCATCAGCTTGGGGACGACCTTGCCGGGCGGCTGGATCTTCTCCGTGTCGATCATCGCGACCGGGATCACGGGCGCTCCGGTGGCCAGCGCCACCCGGGCCAGCCCGCCGGGCTTGCCGCGGTAGAGACGGCCGTCGGGAGAGCGGGTGCCCTCGGGGTAGATGCCGAAGAGCTCACCGCGCTCCAGCACCTCGATGCCACTCTTGATCGCGGCCTCGCCGGCGCCGCGGGCGCCGGACCGGTCGACCGGGAGCTGACCGACGCCCTTGAAGAAGGCGGCCGTCAGCTTCCCCTTGACGCCGGGGGACGTGAAGTACTCCTGCTTGGCGATGAAGGTGATCTTGCGATCGAGCACCGCGGGCAGGAAGAACGAGTCCGAGAAGGACAGGTGGTTACTCGCCAGGATGGCGGGTCCCTCGGCCGGGACGTTCTCCAAGCCCTCCACCCACGGCCGGAAGGCAAGCTTCAGCGACCCGCCGATGGACAGCTTCATAGCGCCGTAGAACAACCGAGAACCTCCTGTAGTGACGAGGAGACCTTAACCTGCCTACCCGCGGTGCGGCGCTCCGCGTAGGCTGAGGGCGAGAGCCTCTTTCCTGTTGTTCCGCTCCATCGATCGGAGATCCCGGTGCCGCTCCTCCCCGGTGCCGAGCCGTTCCGCCACGACGGCGGAGAGGTCGGCGTCCTCGTGTGCCACGGCTTCACCGGCTCCCCTCAGTCCGTTCGCCCCTGGGCCGATTATCTCGCGGAGCGGGGTCTGACGGTGTCGCTGCCGCTGCTGCCGGGGCACGGCACGCGCTGGCAGGACATGGCGGTCACGGGCTGGCAGGACTGGTACGCGGAGGTCGACCGGGAGCTGTGGACGCTGCGCGAGCGGTGCTCCCGCGTCTTCGTGTGCGGGCTCTCCATGGGCGGCGCCCTCAGCCTGCGCCTGGCGGCCCGGCACGGCGACGCCGTCTCCGGGGCCGTGCTGGTGAATCCGGCCAACAAGGTGCACGGGCTCGCCGCGCGGGCCCTGCCGGTGGTGCGCCACCTGGTGCGCACGACCAAGGGCATCGCCAGCGACATCGCCAAGCCCGGCATGGAGGAGACCGGTTACGACCGGGTGCCGCTGCACGCCGCGCACTCCTTCCGTCGCTTCCTGCGGATGCTCGACTCCGAACTGCCCCAGGTGACCCAGCCGTTGCTGCTGATGCACAGCCCCCACGACCATGTGGTTCCCCCGGCCGACTCGGCGCGCATCCTGGCCCGGGTCTCCTCGCGGGACGTCACCGAGCGGCTGCTGGACCGCAGTTACCACGTGGCGACCCTCGACCACGACGCCCCGACGGTCTTCGAGGAGACGTACGCCTTCATCGGCCGACTCTCGGCCGGCACCGGCGAGGAGAGCGCCGGCGCACCGCGGACGGCCTCCCGTGGCTGAGCACGACGCGGACCGCGACCGCGACGAGAGCCGCGACCCGCTGGACGAGGACCGTGCCTGGGCCGAGCTGGTCGCGGCGTACGGCGAGCAGCCGGACCCGGAGAAGGGCCGCTGGCCCGCGACGGGGGACGGCGGCGACGAGAAGCCGCCGTCGCCGGAGCGGGCGGACGGGCCGGAGCGGCCCGGCAGCTTCATCGTCTACGCGCCGGGCGTGGGCCCGCGCGATGGGGGCACCCCGCCGGTCGGGGCCGCCGAGGACGAGACGGACGAGGGCCACTTCGTCCCGCCGGAGCCGCCGCCGCTGCCGGCCGGCGACGTCACCTCCCGCTTCGCGTGGATCGCCGTGCTGGGCGGCCCGTTGCTGCTGCTGGTCATGGTGCTGCTGCGGCAGGAGCTGACGTGGTGGATCACCACGCTGGGCGTCGGAGGCTTCCTCGGCGGTTTCGCGACGCTCGTCCTGCGGATGAAGGACGAGGACGACGACGACGGCGACCCCGGGCGCGGAGCCGTGGTCTGAGCCGGCCGTCCGGCTACGGGGCCGGCACCCGGAGGGCCGCCAGCACCGGCAGGTGATCGGTGGCCGCCCGCAGGTCCGCCTCCCTCACCCCCGCCAGCCCCATCGGGACGCCGCACCCGAGGACCTCCACGCCCTGGTTGGCGAAGACCGCGTCGATGCGCTGCTCCGGGTCGCCGAGCCGCGTCGTGTGCTCGCGTCCCCACGGCGCGGTCGCCCAGGCGTCCTGCAGCGTCCCGGCCAGCAGGCCGAACGTGCGGCCGTCGGGCCGGTCGTTGAGGTCCCCGGCCACCACCGTGTGCGCCGCCTCCAGCGAGGCGAGCTTCGCGAGCAGCAGCCGGCCCTGGGCGAAGCGCTCGTCCGCGTCGATACTCAGGTGGCAGCTGACGACCCCCAGCCGGGCCCGCCCGAACCGCAGCACGGCGGTGGCGAGGCCCCGCTGGTGCAGCCCCGGGGTGCGGGGCAGCAGGACGTCGTCGGCGCGCTCCACGTGGGCGCGCAGCGAGGCGAGGATCATCGGCCCGGACGTGGTGGCCCCGCCCGTGACGTGCACCAGCTCCGACGCGCGGGCCAGCCGTGCGGCCTTCTTGCGCCAGCGGAAGAAGCGCGGCGCCTCCTGGACGCAGACGACGTCGGGGGCGCAGGCCCGGATGACCCGGGCCAGCGCCCCCACGTCGTCGCGCATGGAGCGGATGTTGTAGCTCAGCAGGCGGACGACGGCGGAGCCGTCGGGCTCCGTCCGGGACGCCGGAAGGTCCTTCAGCACCGCCGTACTCATCCGACCGCTCCCATCCGTCAGCCGGCCCGTCGGCCGGTGTGGCTGCCGTCCGCCCGGGTGCTATCCCTGCCGGGCCAGGTCGGCCGCGCCGACCAGGCCGGCCTTGCCGCCGAGCTGGGCCGCGAGGACCTGCGCGTGGGGCCGCCACTGGCCGCCCACCAGCCAGCGGCGGAAGGACTTGCGGATCGGGTCAAGGACCAGGTCGCCCTCGTCCGAGACGCCGCCGCCGACGATGAACGCCGACGGGTCGAAGAGCGAGGCCAGGTCGGCCAGGCCCGCGCCGGCCCAGCGGGCCAGCTCGCGGAAGGAGTCGATGGCCACCGGGTCGCCCTGCCGGGCGGCGTCGCTGATGTGCTTGCCCTCGATGCCCTCGGGGGTGCCGTCGCCGAGGCTCAGCAGGATCTCGGCGTTCTCCGGGGTGGCGTGGGCGCGCTGCTTGGCGTAGCGGACCAGGGCGCGGCCGGAGGCGTACTGCTCCCAGCAGCCCTGGCTGCCGCAGCCGCACAGCAGGCCGTCCGGGACGACCCGGATGTGGCCGAACTCGGCGGCGACGCCGAAGCGGCCGCGGCGCAGCTTGTTGCCGATGATGATGCCGCCGCCCAGGCCCGTGCCCAGGGTGATGCAGATGACGTCGTCGTGGCCCTGGCCGGCGCCGAAGCGGTACTCGCCCCACGCGGCGGCGTTGGCGTCGTTCTCGACGACGACCGGCAGGCCCACGCGCTGCTCGACCTTGTCCTTGAGCGCCTCGTGCCGCCAGTTGATGTTCGGGGCGAACAGGACGGTGGCCCGCTTGTCGTCCACGTATCCGGCGGCGCCGATGCCGACGGCCTCGACGTCGAAGCCCTCACTGACCGTGCGCACCGCGTCCGCGATGGCGTCGACGACGCCCTCGGGGGTGTCCGGGGTCGGCACCTTGCACGTCGCGAGGATCGAGCCCTCTTCGTCGACCACGCCGGCCGCGATCTTCGTGCCGCCGATGTCGACGCCGATGGTGAGTCCCATGTGTCCCTCAGTTTTTCGCTCTGACCCCGCCGCGACCCACCGTACCCGAGCGGGGGATCAGTCGAGATCGATGTGCTCGGTTCCGCCCTGGTCCGCACCGCCGTCGTCGCCTTCGCGCGGCTCGCGCGCCGCGCGCGGGGGCTCGTCGCGGGTCCAGCGCGCCTCCTGCCGGCGCACGGCCGCGCGGTAGGCGGCCCGCAGTTCCGAGCCCGCGGAGGCCAGGTGGTCGAAGACCTCGGGGTTGCGCTCGATGACCGGCTCCACCGCGGTCCTGGCCTGGGTGACCAGGTGCCGCACGGCCTCCTGGGCGGCGGCCCCGGCGAGCGGCAGGTGGAGGGCGGAGACCTTCTCGGCGACGGCGTCGACCAGCTTGCGCAGCTCTTCGGCGGCGCTGCCGGGCGGGCTGTCGTGCCCGTACTCCGCGCGACGCCGGGCCCGCTCGGCGGCGAGGTCCTCGGCGCAGGCCCGCTCCCAGGCGTCGGGGTCGGGCGCCTGGCCGGGGCCCTCGGTGGCTTCGCTCATGACGGTCTCCTGCGGCTGGGCTTTCTCCCGACGTTACCCGAACGACCCGGTGCCGTTCAGGGGGCCCGGGCCTGCCCCGGGCCCGGCGCCGGTCCGCCCGGTCAGGTGCCGCGCGGCCACAGTCCCGGGTCGGGGACGAAGCGCACGCACAGCTCGCCGTCGCGCAGGCCGGCGCCGGACACGGTGCAGCGGCGCAGCGCGGAGGGCAGGGGCAGCACCCGGCGGAACGGTCCGACGGAGACGAGGAGTTCGTCGCCCCGGCGGACGAGCCCGAGGCCGTCGCGCTCCGCGCCGGGCAGCGGGATGCGCCAGACCAGCATGCCCTCGTCGGCGAGGCGGTCGTCGACGGGCCAGGGCACGGGGGGCGCGTGGTCCTCGCGGGGCAGGGTGGCGCGCTGGGCCAGGGCGTCGAGGTCGGCCCGGCCGCGCGGGGACCTGCCCAGGTGGGGCAGCTCGCGGACGGTAATGCCGTCGGCGAGGTACTCCTCGCTGAGGGCCTTGAGGGCGGCCCGCTGCTCCTGGGCCAGCCCGGCGAGCCAGGGATCGGCCGACTCCGCGGGCAGCAGCCGGTTCGCCACGAGCGAATCGACGCGGCAGCCCTGGAGGGACAGCCCCGCGCGGGCGGGGCGCAGCAGGTCCGCTCCGGACGGCCCCGGCTCGGCGACCAGGCGCACGGTCGTGCCGTCCGCCTCGATCACGCGCTGGACGGCGGTCAGCTCCTCCTGCCAGCGCTCGACCGTCTCGTACAGCCGCTGCGTGGGCATCGGCACCCCGGCGAGCTGGGCGAGCATCGGCCGCAGGGCGCGGGCCGCCTGGCGTTCGGCGGGCAGGAGCCGGCGCAGGTAGCGGCGCAGTTGTTCGGGGAGGGCGAGCAGCCGCACGGTCTCGTGGGCGGGCGGCATGTCGGCGACGAGGAGGTCCCAGCGTTCCGGCCGGGCGTGCGCGGCGCGCAGCGCGGCGAGGATCGCCAGGTGCTCGGCGCCGGGCAGTTCGGTCAGCTCCTCGGGGTCGAGGGGGCTGGCGCCGAGGAGGTCGAAGACCGAGGTGCCGCGGTCCTGGAGGTCGCGGGCGAGGGCCCGGAAGTGCGCGCCGGTGGCCACGCGGGCGGCCCACAGCCCGGGAGCCGCCTCGGTGGGCGGCGCCCAGGGTATGGCGTCCCCGCCCTCCCCGTCGCCGTCCGCGGGCAGGCTCACGCCCAGGACGGCGTCCGGGGCCGGGCCGCGGTCGCAGGTGAGCAGCAGGACGCGGCGGCCGGCGCGGGCGGCGGCCAGGGCCGTGGCCGCCGCGACGGTGGTGCGGCCCGCGCCGCCGGGACCGGTGACGAGGACCGTGCGCAAGGTGGAGCCTCCGGGCGAAGGGGTGGGGGCGTCGGACAGGACGCCCTGGGTCAGGACGTCACGCCGCTCTCGACGCGGGTCTTGAGCCCCTCCAGGGCCCGGTCGATGATGACCTTCTCCGCCTTGCGCTTGATCATCCCGAGCATGGGGATCTTGACGTCGACGGTCAGCTGGTACGTCACCTTGGTGTGCGCCCCGCCGGCGACGGGCTCCAGGCTGTAGGAGCCGTCGAGCTGGCGCAGCATCTGGGACTTGTCCAGGGACCAGGCGACGACGCCCGGCTCGGGCCAGCTGTAGTTCAGGGTGTGGTCGTCCTTGATGGCGCCCGCGTCCAGGACGAGGCGCACCTTGAGCGCGCGGCCCTGGTCGTCCTGGTCGAGCACCTCGGCCTGCTTGACCTCGCCCGTCCACTCGGGGTAGCGGCTGAAGTCCGCGATCACCGCCATGACCTGGGCGGGGGTTGCCTCGATCGTGATGCTCGAGCTGGTGTGTTCCGCCATCTGCGTGGCTCCTCCGTACCGGTCCGCACCCTGTGAATTCGTCTGCCGGTGAAGGCTACCTCGCGCTGCGCGTCACCACTCCAGCACCCACGGTGTAGCGGTCGAGGCGAAGTGGCCGACGTTGACGCATTCGGTGGCGCCGATGCGCATCCGGCGGGCGAGCGGCTGGTGGACGTGGCCGAAGAGCGCGTACGCGGGGCGGACGGCGCGGATGGTCTCCAGCAGGGCGGAGCTGCCGCGCTCGAAGCGGCGGGCGACGGTGTCGTAGCAGAGCTCGGGCACGTCGGGCGGGATGTGCGAGCACAGGACGTCGACGTCGCCGAGGGCGGCGAGCTTGGCCGCGTACGCCTCCTCGGGGATCTCGTAGGGCGTGCGCATGGGCGAGATCAGGCCGCCGCCGACGAAGCCGAAGACCAGGCCGCCGATCTCCACCCGCTCGCCGTCGAGGACGGTGGTGCCGGGCCGGGCGTACTCGGGCCACAGCGGGGGGACGTCGACGTTGCCGTAGGTGGCGTAGGTGGGGGTGGGGAAGGCGGCGAAGAGCTCGGCGTACTGCTTGCGGACCGCCTGCTCCACGGCGCTCTCGCGGTCGATGCCGGCCCACAGGCCGCGGGAGAGGGCGCGGGCCTCCTCGAAGCGGCGGGCGGTGCGCAGCTCGACGATGCGGTCGGCGGCCTCGACGCCGAAGAGCTCGGGGAAGATGCCGCGCGAGTGGTCGGCGTAGTCGAGGAAGAGGACCAGGTCGCCGAGGCAGACCAGGGCGTCCGCCCCCTCGCCCGCCCGCGCCAGGCCCTCGGCGTTGCCGTGCACATCGCTGACCACGTGGACTCGCATACGGATCACCCTAGGGTGTGCGAAGGCGCCTCGGAAAGGGCCCCGACCTGCGGTTACTTCCCGGTTACCCGGCCGGGGGGCTAGGGTGCGGGGAGCGGTTCCGTGGCATGTGACGCAGCGAACATCTGGTCGTGACCCCCTATTCGAAACGCATACCGGTGGGTAACGTCCGGGCAGTCCTGTCCCCCCCTTGCCTGATCATGGACCGCAGCCGACGCAGCGCCCCTCGAAGACGCGGCGGCGCCGGCGCCCGACGAGGAGCAGCAGTCTTGCGCGAGTTCAGCCTTCCGGCCCTTTACGAGGTCCCCGCCGACGGAAACCTGACGGATCTCATCCGCCGGAACGCCGCACTGCACCCAGACGTCGCCGTCATAGGGCGCAAGGTGGACGGCCGCTGGCAGGACGTCACCGCGGCGGGCTTCCTCGACGAGGTCCGGGCCGCGGCCAAGGGCCTGATGGCGTCGGGCATCCGCCCCGGTGACCGGGTGGGCCTGCTGTCGCGGACCCGCTACGAGTGGGCGCTGCTGGACTTCGCCATCTGGAGCGCGGGCGCGGTCACCGTGCCCGTCTACGAGACCAGCTCGCCCGAGCAGATCCAGTGGATCCTGGGCGACTCCGGCGCGGTGGCCTGCCTGGTGGAGACCCCCGACCACGAGGCGGCCGTGGAGTCCGTGCGCGACCGCCTCCCCGAGCTCGCGAACATCTGGCAGATCGAGCGCGGGGCCGTCGAGCGCCTGCGGGCCGCCGGCGAGTCGCTGACGGACGAGCAGGTGGACGAGCGCAGCGCGCTGGCCACCGCGGACTCGCCCGCCACCATCGTCTACACCTCCGGCACCACCGGCCGCCCCAAGGGCTGCGTGCTGACCCACCGCGCCTTCTTCGCGGAGTGCGGCAACGCGGTCGAGCGGCTCAAGCCGCTGTTCAACACGGGCGATTCGTCCGTGCTGCTCTTCCTGCCCGCCGCCCACGTCTTCGGCCGGCTGGTCGAGGTCGCCGCGGTGCTGGCCCCGATCCGCCTGGGCCTGGTCAGCGACATCCGGAACCTGACCGACGACCTCCAGGGCTTCAGGCCCACGCTGGTCCTGGGCGTCCCGCGCGTCTTCGAGAAGGTCTACAACGGCGCCCGGGCCAAGGCCCAGGCGGACGGCAAGGGCAAGGTCTTCGACAAGGCGGCGGAGACGGCGATCGCCTACAGCCGGGCGCTGGACACCCCGTCGGGGCCGTCCTTCGGCCTGCGGATCAAGCACAAGGTCTTCGACAAGCTTGTCTACGGCAAGCTGCGCGCGGTCCTCGGCGGCCGCGCCACCCACGCCATCTCCGGCGGCGCCCCGCTCGGCGAGCGGCTCGGC is a window encoding:
- a CDS encoding AMP-dependent synthetase/ligase; its protein translation is MREFSLPALYEVPADGNLTDLIRRNAALHPDVAVIGRKVDGRWQDVTAAGFLDEVRAAAKGLMASGIRPGDRVGLLSRTRYEWALLDFAIWSAGAVTVPVYETSSPEQIQWILGDSGAVACLVETPDHEAAVESVRDRLPELANIWQIERGAVERLRAAGESLTDEQVDERSALATADSPATIVYTSGTTGRPKGCVLTHRAFFAECGNAVERLKPLFNTGDSSVLLFLPAAHVFGRLVEVAAVLAPIRLGLVSDIRNLTDDLQGFRPTLVLGVPRVFEKVYNGARAKAQADGKGKVFDKAAETAIAYSRALDTPSGPSFGLRIKHKVFDKLVYGKLRAVLGGRATHAISGGAPLGERLGHFYRGIGFTVLEGYGLTESCAATAFNPWDKPRIGSVGQPLPGSVVRIADDGEVLLHGEHLFTGYWNNEAATAEALSDGWFHTGDLGTLDEDGFLRITGRKKEIIVTAGGKNVAPAVIEDRIRAHALIAECMVVGDGRPFVGALITLDEDFLPRWLEQHGKPAGLTASELSDDADLLAAVQKAVDDGNAAVSKAESVRKFRILPAQFTEESGHVTPSLKLKRNVVAKDFADEIEAIYHG